One segment of Penaeus chinensis breed Huanghai No. 1 chromosome 14, ASM1920278v2, whole genome shotgun sequence DNA contains the following:
- the LOC125032252 gene encoding pro-resilin-like, producing the protein MNTKVLLLLGLAAFAAADSFESYEYRPPHRSSEESYESGEAKYDFNWAVSHDPSSNEFGHQEARDGDHTQGSYYVQLPDGRLQTVKYFVDGDSGYVAEVNYEGEASFESGSAESREYRYVYDSNESK; encoded by the exons ATGAACACCAAG gtcctcctcctcctcggtttGGCAGCCTTTGCCGCCGCAGACAGCTTTGAATCCTACGAGTACAGGCCACCACAT AGGTCTTCTGAGGAATCTTACGAGTCAGGTgaggccaagtacgacttcaactggGCCGTCAGCCACGATCCCTCAAGCAACGAGTTCGGACACCAGGAGGCCCGAGACGGCGACcacactcagggatcctactacgtgcagcttcccgacgggCGCCTGCAAACTgtcaagtacttcgtggacggcgactccggctacgtTGCTGAGGtcaactacgagggcgaggcttcCTTCGAGTCTGGTTCAGCCGAATCTCGAGAATACAGATACGTGTACGACTCCAACGAGTCCAAGTAA